The nucleotide window GCCAGAGCCATTTATTTCGTCATTTCTAAGCAAGCTAAAGTACGAGGTATATTTAAATACAGATACTATTTTCGAAGAAGAAACGCCCAGTGACGAGATGTTTTTCATACGTAAGGGAACGTTACGGTTAACCTTTCAAAAGACCCTTATTGAAAATCTCTACACGGGTTCGTTTTGTGGAGgtgagaaaaatatttttgtaaagaatGGTTTACGGTTGTTTGCTTGTAACTAAACCTTAGTTTTACACTCAGGGTCTTACAATCAcccaagtttttaaaaaggggGATCAAGAGAGTTTTGGGAAACGCGTACTCGGTATTACTGCGTAAGTCTAAGCATTAACAATAATCATCAGATCTTTTTTTGTGGTAAATATAATACAGCTTTAAATATCCAGTAATAGCTGCTGTTAACCTTATGTGTAGTTATCAATATTTTACACGATATTTCACCAGGACAACATAAAACACCTCCATTGTATTTGGTCTCTGCGAGTGGtcgccttacaaatgtgatatacATTAATATTTTAACGAATTCACGTTGTTTTATTATAAGAAAACCGTTTAGCCTCGATTTTCGTAGCAAATTCCTGAATATTGGTTgaaattttttcataatttttattcctctattttcttttctttctttataaataactataatatctctttaataatagccgtattttgtctgtctctgcgcggaccccccgctgtgttagaaaatgatgtcatggaaacacgaatatcaaatgcgatatatctttatccactttgttgcgacgggtaaatttaaaggacggaagaccccgtggatttttccacgggttaacgactagtctctataataatagtcgtcgtctgtctgtctctgcgcggaccccccgctgagttagaaaatgatgttacggaaacacgaatatcaaatgcgatatatttttatccactttgttgcgacgggtaaatataatggacgggcgaacccgtggatttttctacgggcaacgacttctctttaataatagccgtcgtctgtctgtctgtgtgtccgcgaaagccatGTCCCGTAactgaaacacgaaatttttaaaatgcgcatcaataataaatgcgatatatttctgtccactttgttgcaacaggttaatttaaaggacgggcgacccagtggattttttcacgggctaacgactagtctatattataatacccgtatacgtctgtccgtctgtctgtctgtcacgcaaaatagtagcttgctgcgcaagtagcgagaagcacgcaatatgcggtataaaaaggtcgggcaaacccgtggatttttccacgggctaacgactagttttatctATACCTGTAAATAACATCACAGTTATGTATTTTATTTGAgacatcttttttttattgaagaaaaaaaaacttcctttatatttggctgaaaaaaagaaactttattgCATTGCAGTTTGATTTCGTAACTGTAAATGGCAATTTCAAGGTCTCCAATAATTGGATCTTAATACGCTAAGGCTggggatttttttaaatttttcttaagATTTCGAGGATtctcattttcttataaaaatatttcttgaaaaaacCCGAATATATCGGCTGTAATATTTAGAACTGAGTATTCTAAGCCGTAGTCGAAGATTGCTAACAGCAACAGCCACATCAACATGCGATGTGCTAGTTCTATCTCGACAACATATGAGCGAATTATTGGAAGAATACGAAGAGATGAAACCAGTTTTCGAACACACAGCTATTAGCAGAATAATAGCCATCTGTCGTCAGGTAAAACTCATTACATCTCTaacccatttttttatttaaacaatctTTTATTTTGGAACCCAGGTCTCTTTTAGTAGATGCAAATCACGCTTAAAAgtcaaaaaccaaaaaaaagagCGGGTAATTCAATATTAATATATTCTCCATCTTTCCAAAGCGAGGAAGAGGAAACTCTTTTGAAAAATGAAGTATAAAAAAACTACTTTCCagccaaccttgtccccaggatcAGTTGATACAAGGACAGAAAGCCGGACAGGCTTACCTCCAAATGTAAATTACGTTAACATTGCATATTTCAGTATATGTAGTAAAAACTTCAAGCTTCAACCACACTGAATAGACCATAACAGTCCCTGCAATATCGGGGGAAGCATTCGGTCTTTAGCACAGTAGAAGTTTAAAATTTGAATAGTTCTTTAGCCAATCTGAGGGtctcaaattttaaaacttgataGTGCTTCACACGCAGTGGTTAGACCTTCGTAGCCACAATATCGATCCCTTCACTAAAACCAATCCACGAGAACTGCAAAGGAATTTAAATTAACGAATTGTTTTCTATGTCTTTTAAGAGTGGCTTTCTTTCTTTATCAACGACGCGTCACTTAATGATTCTCGACAACCACCGTTCTTTACTGACTCAACTATGCAGACACATCAGACAAATAAAAGACGCAGTTGGTGATGATAACATGTTGAAAGAGAAAGATGCTGTCGGGATCACCGCAGCACTAAATATGCTCATCGACGAACACATGAAACTTCACTCAGGTTGTagctttttaaaattgtttccaAAGTTACGCCTCTGagaatatttgtttgtttttatctacGTCTTTCCGAATTGCTTCGATAAGGAACATCTTTTCTTAAACTAGTCGGTGGCGACTAACTTAAGACAGTTGACACTTATAACTGCGTTACTACACTTTAGACCAAAAAATCCCGGTGTTAATAGGGTTAATCCAGTGTGTGTTCGCGGCAACTCGCATAAAAATATCCAAATAAAATAAGACGCAATAACTGCATAAAGCGAATTAACGCCAGATGGAAACGAAACTTAACATAAGGAAATCTTCACAACTCACACGAACACAtggttattatatttatttaataataaaaagttctttagaaaaagaaaacttgAGTTTTATTAGCGGAacagtttctaaaaaaatatttttataaaaaaactctaaGCACAAGCCTATACAATGGTAATATTTTCGCGCTTCATGCATCTGagcaaaaaaacataacataaaaactaaacgaAATAGCTATGGACACGTTTAACACGTTACTACAAATGCATTAAGAAGGGCTAAATATTAAATTAAAGTTATTAAAAGTATATATGTAACAAAATATTGGCCTTGCGAGCAAAGTTGTTTGTGAAAAATAGAAAGATCGTTATAAGGCTTTAATTATTTTACAACGTAAGCGACTGTTTTAGAAATAATCATAATCATTCCTTATTAATCCGAGAGAACTAAACGTATTATACAGGCCGGAACATTTTGCGAGCCAATTGAGTTGCTTTATCTGGTCCATCAAAAAGCGTTCACAGAGAAGAATTAACGCTGATTTTGCATTTACAATTATTATGCCTGGTGTCGAATTTATTAGAGTGAAATTACTTGCATAAATATCCTAATCAACTTAGACCACAACACTAGTATGAAAAGTCGGAGGCTAGTATCATCTATAAATTCGTTTCCCTGCTCAGTTCGAGTTGTATGCGAGAAAAAGATGGTCTGTTGTTGGGGTTGATGTCCCAACACGCCTTCATCAGACTGTAAAAACTGGGAGGGCATTTGTCTGGGCTCTCCATGCGATAACCGTTCGTGACTTTATTCAATACTTCGTTAAGAggctaaaaatatttaaaaaaaaatgtcattacgAGGTGAAGAATTACATTTGGGATAAAGAAACACGTGAAATACACCTACCACACGAGGGTAAGGATTACGACCAAACGAAAATATTTCCCATAAAAGTATACCGAAACTCCAGACATCTGATTTGATtgaaaatttctaaataaaatacaataaattgTCGTACGAAAAACAAGAAACAACAttaatgttttttgcatttaaaagcaaaaaaatgtttttaaaacggtCTTAGAAATCACAAAATGAGCAATCATATGCgttattctttaatttttccTCAACTCACGTTCGATCGAATGGCTTCTGGAGCAGTCCATTTCACAGGGAATTTTCCTAGCTCCATCTGTTGGTCGATGTCTTTAGCCAAACCGAAATCAGAGACCTAAATAGCAGcatgtttaaaagaaaaaactattaaaaaacTATTATGAAATGAAAaccaaagaaacaaataaagcGACAAACCTTAGCACAAAGTTCTTCCGACAACAACACATTTCTTGCTGCTAGATCTCTAAAACGTAATTTCAAAGCCCGTTTTAAAGTGATGTGCGGAATTACAATGTAATCACAAAAAATGAAGAAGatttactgaaaaaaaagaatatgtttTGCAGAATATAACCCATTTTCATGTCCGTTTATGTTCCGCGAAATACACATGCGAAATACAATtctatgaaaaaaatttaagcgCACAACACTTAAGCGCTCTCCTTGATTAAGCGCTCTCCTTGAGTAAGCGCGCatgtcaaaaatttgaaaacttaATAAACCTCCAGGGCGTTTGTTTGGAACATAACCGTCCCTTTATATTCCTGCTAAAAGctggaaaataaatattttattgataCATTGTTCACAGATAATCAACTATGACATCATGAAATTGGCttataactaatctcgttttcatgttatccTGTGTTTTCGCATATGCATTGTGCATAACAAATATGGAAATAGGCTTATCTACGCCTGACcaattttaataaacttttagaATAAACTTTCGGAACTAACTTAAAGAACACGAAAAGAACATATGAGGCtgaaaaaatgtgtaaaatatcCACATTTAGCCACAGTTGAAAACggtttttttatatcaaaagaACGCCTTTCACGTACGCTCACCTGtgaattacttttttttcttccaaatAACGCATTCCTTCGCACACGTCTCTAAAAGTAAGAAAATGACACGGTTGTGTCATTTTTTATTACAAGTTTTCCACCGAAAATGTAATAGTACTTTTTTAAGaaactctaaaaaataaacattacttCGACCAATTTCAGTTGATTTTGCctagatcaaaggaaaataaacacatccactttgcctgttacagacaaacGTACACACTCTTCATACTATATATAGATAGATTTCTAGGAGTtgtacatatagctagctagcagtaGTATTAAAATGTGGTATGAAAATCTATCCTTCCATACCAAATAACCTGGCTGGATAGATAGCTATACATGTCATGTCTTTTAAGGCCTAACACTTGATGTTATTCTAACAAAAAAGCCAAAGATCTTACATCACATGTTAATTGAGAATTGTGATTTGGTATGTGTtggaaaaataaaagtttgcaAATCTTATTACTGTACGAGTATGTATTTGAACCTAATTTCTGTGTCATTTAAAAGGCCAaacttgtatatataaaaatagccCTCCGAGTTATGACAGCAAAAATTTACTACCACTGCCAAGATGAAAGATCGGCCATTGTTTTTTTCTCAGGATTAAATCTATCCTTGGTATGTTTCTATCACGTAAGCTTTACACTTGTTTAGAGCAACTTCAAAAGAACATATCAGAAATAAATTGTCAAAAAACCATCACTAAAATACTATACTAgtgaatatttcaaattcaagtTAAATGTGAAAGAAGGATTTCCTGTTTCATTGAAGCTCGACACTTGCCTTGTTTTAAAAAGTATGAACTTGTTTTAATATACGACAAAATGGATGTGGAAATAGCGGTACTCTACAAAAAATagttctttcagtatattgcattgCATCTTAAAGAAAGTTCAACATAAGatgtcaaaaaaagtttcagtcataacatctaaaaaaaatcagtttctttaaagttctttaaagtcATATTTCTAGCAAAAATACTAAGGTAGCTGCTATACATATAGCTAAATTAACGAAATAACAACATATCTTAGGTACTGGAGCTTTAGTTTAAAGGTAACATTAgctacagctagctagctacaatagCCAGCTGgctataaatgtaaaaatagaCTTAGGTATGtagctatatatagctagctaggtatgtagctatatatacttggtaaaaacatataaaaaagcaGCTACTGTATTTTACTCATTAAATTTTTTCTACTTCGTGGTTGGTTGGTGGtggcttttttttaataacgacATCATTAAATTGTGAAAGCATAAGGAAGCTTTACACAAACCTTGCTATAACCACGCTTTTTATAAAGCGTGGTTATagcaaatgtttttataaagatTTAATTTGAAGGATTAAGTAGAAATATGCCATCTTTTCTGCAAACACAAAATTTCAGTTACTTATGCTAGGAATTTTTTTTCCTCCGTAGTGTGTAAATTTATAAGCCGGTGAATTTTATATAGCCGCACACCTATATATGTATGTCTATGGCTATTTTGCTACTATACGAATATATAGATTTGTATAGCACATGCTTATATGGTAACATTCTATAAAGCACTGTTCTGAATTTCAGTTGTAGAAAACAACATCGCTCGCTAAACGGAGTTAAAGGGGTACAATTTAAACCATTACGGCTCAATACGACTttaacattaataaaaaataaacacgtttatcttattttttcacTTTAGTAAACTTAGCGTCACGCCATGCTATGAGGAAGCAATGTATAAGACGTAAGAAAGTGACTTCGATTACCACGCTCACGCTCTGGAATCAATATACAaaatagtctgaaaataaccctTAGTAACTtatcatgtaaaaaaaaaattttttttaaatttgaaagggTTGATGTcaccttaaaaataaatattaaaaaaaaattctgaaaggtTTCACTCCACTTAAAAAAAGGCtgtcattttcaaaaaaaattatttccggAAATTaattaaagctaaataaaagttaggaaatgcAACAAAATATGAAGGTGTAATAAATACACAAagcatcattttaaattaaattattacctTGCGAAACTAAGTTGCTCCTGTCGAGTGATGACTGCTCTCCCCCTGGATCGAAGATAATCTACCAATGCTCCCTAGTGATTAAAAAACACACccatttttaaattatgaattgtctaaaaaaatatttcgcatGGTTTTTGGATTAAATTGGTCAACCCAGAAACTATGTTTATAAACCAATCTAAGAATGTATCTCACCAAATCCCAAGACTTCATGTTGAATATTTACTGGAGTTATATGATTCGTAGCTTCAATGACAAGTACGGTTTACACAGGGGGTATCTTTCATGTGTGTGTTACAGGCCATTAACAATGCTAAAGCTTGTCCGACATGTCCCAAAAGTGTGCAACGCAAAGGAATGCTGttctttatttttgcgaatatatttcaaattcgATGGTTTGAAATTGCTCGCGCAAACGAAACTACCAAAACTTGACATGTGGGATTTATCGCGCAGAtgcttttttcttatttatactTCTTGTACAGGTTCCAGAAACTTTAAACGGTTTAGCTTTTTAAAATACACtccacaaaacacaaaaaatacctTCATATGgaaaatgttgtcatttaatACAGGTTTTAATGTTTTGAGAATTTCAATAACTTAGGATAAATACATTAAATGGATTTACACACAATTCAATATGTCCATGATCAAGTCTGGTACTTTTCAAGACACGGCTTTTTTAAGGCTGGGGGTGGAATTTGTAATTAGTCCTGATAAGTAAAAGAGCCAGTTATTGCACTTCATAAGAGTATACTGTGATGTTTTAATACCTCCAAACTTTCTGCTGCAATAATGAAACAACAAACCTTAGTACAGAACTctgttaaaataattatttcttgTCCTTGGAAACTGATACCAACCAAGTCGACTAAGTTTTTGTGATGCAGGGTGCTGAAATTAAATCATGGAATTATAAGCATATCACGTTACAGAACTTAATAATTTGTCTACCACAAAAAAAAGCCTCTTACGTCATGACAGAAGCTTCTGCTAAAAACGACTGTGCAGCGATCGTGTCatcttttaactttttaatagcaACTGCTCGTCCTTGATAAGATCCTCTGAACACCTCTATAATTCAGTAACAAGCAACTTTTAATaataaacatttattttgttcACTGGCGATCATATAGACTTTATGTTACCTCCGAACTCTCCCATGccaattttttcattaaatTCAACATCATCAATAGGAACAGCCCAGCCCTCTAAGTACGAGAAATATGGTCAACAGAcagtataaaaacaaataattacaaGAATAATATTCGAACTTGCAGGAACTAAACTAGAAAATAAAAACGACATTGGTTTCGACGCGTTTCGTTTGTCAACACCCATTATCAAGACATAACTAATAATTACAAATTGTGAGAATATATTAATTGTAAAATGATGTTTTGTCGAAAAACAATAGCGTCATAgaacatttaaaagtttttatttaaaatggatATACCACGATAATTGTCGATTTTCATAAACCCCTTTAGTGATCGCTAACAGCACTGTTACTAGGCAACACAGATTTACCCGTAAGATCGCAATTAATACATTTCATGGAAAGTGGTCTATACCATACTCTATTATGGCGTGCTTAGAATATCACACTTTGTATTCCCAACTCAGTATAGCACACCTTGTGGAGCACACTCCATAATTCACACCCGCACTatgtattttttcaattttaacatTTACTGTACTCACATTTCGATATGATTCATCCAAAAAAAGTTTACATGTCtctgaaacaaaaaattttttaattcttttgaaATTGAGAAGTACACTCCGTATGTAAGATAAACTTTGAAAGTACTTGTTTTTTAGTGAGCATGAGGTTTAATACTGTAACATAACTTTAGTTTTTTTATCGTAAAATAGATATGGAAAAATACTGTGAACAAATACCCGAGCACCCGGtaactttattattttaagttgCATGATTCGAgttctttattttacttttgtcAATTAATTCTAGACAGTAGTTCcatattatttttcactactATATTTATAATTCTTAACTACAGTAACTTCAATATTTTAACAATTCTTTTCTAAAAATCAAATTCAGTTTCTGCAACAGATAGTGAATGCTTACTGAAATCCATTTGAACGGTAAATTTAATTACAATATAAGATATCAATATTCCAACAACAGCTCAATATTTCTACAGTTTTTATATGCAGTTATTTAGTTCAGTCACTTGTACTTCCTGAGGATTTGAACcttctattttttttctaaaaacactTCTACTTTAACCAAGGCCCCTAATCTGAACGATAATTacaaaaaattcaacaaaacataaataaacaaacaaacaaacaaacaaacaaacaaacaaacaaataaataaactgCTATTACATATTATAACTTATCCTTTCACAAAATTTGGTATCATCAAAGTTTTGATAGCAAAAGATgtaacaaattatttaaaatttgatttttcagATTATTCAAAATTGCGACAAAAGTACAGTGAAGGGAGTATATACTATATTTCCTGAACAGACTATTTTCTCtgagtatttttgaaaaagcagaatttaaagttaaaaatagtgttaaaataaaaatatttttagccttataatggaaaaaatttttttgaggttTTAGATTCACTCAGCCATGGATATTATTTTCCTGACTTTACGGAAGCCATGAACAAGTGCTTACTAACAAAAACTATTGAAACGAAAGTAGGGTGAAAGCTGTGGAGTTACTTAGCTATTGGTGTTTCTTTAAAGCAATACTTCTTACGTCTATGTGTCATAACGTGGAAGGAATAAAAACAAGTGTTCGTATCCAATATTTTTATACTAGTCGTCAAACCGTGGAAAAAAACACAGGGTGGCTCGTCCTTCATATATTGCATTTCAGGTTTTGGTAACATAcaacagctattattatagagatgtgaTACTTCTCTTAAATCAAGGCATAAAATCCTAAGAGTATATATAGAAAACAATCCAACTTACCTTTTTGAAATGAGTCTTGAAACACTTGCGATGAAATGgacatatgtttttgtttgtttaacggTAGTTTCAAATTCGTACACAATCCATCAGATAATTTCTCATAGTActggaaaaaaaaatgaaaatgattcCAATGTTTAGAGCATTACGTTAATGAATTATTGCAAACAAAAACAGTTGTCTGCCAAAACAATTGTCTACATGAACGGTTGTCCACAAGAACAATTGTCTACCAGAACAATTGTCCACAAGAACAATTTATCACCAGAACAATTGTCTAGCAAAACAATTGTCTACATGAATGATTGCCCACAAGAACAATTGTCCACCAGAACAATTGTCTAGCAAAACGATTGTCTACAAAAACAATTGTCTGCAAGACAATTGCGTAGACGATTTTAAGATAGCTAATACTCTTTTGAccacagcaataaatttttttatatttttttaataattttttttcacagcaATAAAATCAGTGTAAGTATGGAAAGCCGCAATACATTATGTTCtcaaatgtaaaaatattttttatggagaCCTTAAGACAAAAGGTTGCACCTTACTTTTTAGAgggaaaatagaaataataatttgtctcagcTTGTCCAGCATGGCATGTATGGCGAATCTTGGTCTTTTTACTAATTATTGAAATTATATCTCCGTTTAAGCCAAGACTACAAAATTCATAGATTAAAATTCAAACGTGtttcaaaaatatgaaaaagcatgGCTTCACAATAACTTACATTGGACGTATTAGGGTTATTATAATTACAACTTGAATTTTATAGATCAATCATTATCATTGGTTTAATGTCTTTTCAATCTGACTTCCAATAATCGCCTAACTAGTCTTAAATATGCTAAGGACAAAATCTCTTTATAATAATCTACGTTAAAAAATTCTTGTCTTGTAAACAAACTGCTCTAACTTCCGACATGTACCAAGGAAATGGTAACtccttcaacttttaaaaaatttcactcaAAATTATTCTATGGAACgttcttttataaatttttaaatgcaaattACTAAAATAAATCAGGCCTATGTAATTCTCAAAGCTTAACAAATGTCCATTTTCTATTAAGCACTCCACTAAATAAACTATTAAACCATTTAAATGAGCATTTATATTTTGAATAATTACAAACTTGCTaataggtgaaaaaataagtctttctttaactTCAGCTAAACGTGTGGAAATATTTATAAGTGTCTCATTTGATTAAGCACTTATGCAAAAATTTAGTACGTGCCCAGGATGCTAATTAAGAGGTTCTGGTCCTGTTACGGGTCAGAAGTCCTGTATTTTCAATACAGAACCTCTGAAAAACAAaccttaaaataataaacagaaCAGTGGAAAGattctttctaattttgttttaaattataaaatacATTACTTTTAAATTTACCACATAAGTTTACGGTTGATATTATAAAAATACTAATGTTGCTccattcaaaataaaaataaaaacatgtaagGAAAGATCAGTATTTAATGAAGTGTAATTATCAGGGTATATATAttctatataaaaattatatataaaaattatatattagtCTTGTCATTGAAGAAAGGATAGGTGTGTGGCAAATCACACGCCAAAAATAGCTTTTATGGTATCCATGCGTGTGACTTTCTATTCTCCGAACAGTCTGTCtacaaaaacaaaccttttacaCAGGTGATATCGACCTTGTGTGTGTGTATGCAATAAGACCTAAAAACAACATGCTCAATTCTATTTCAGGCGTGTGATGATGCTGGAACAACAAGACTGATATCAAGCttagtatatttttattttgattgcaGGAAAGGGCACAACAAAGTGGtagataaatttaaatatatgaGGTACCTATATATAAATAAGCCAAATGGAAGAAATAACCATGCATTGCTATATTGTTAACTTTGTGTTCCAATAAATCCCTTTAATTGTGCTGTTTCAGATAAATGGGAGTAGCGTATATGTTATGTAACATGTGAAGTACAATTTGACAGCGGCAAAGTCAAAAGCCAAAAATATGGCAGTGATTGTAACCCATGCTAAATCTTTTtctaaacaaacatttttaatttatattgaaTATGACTTGGCATCACAAGGCCTTTAAAAATATGCAAGCATGTTTTGCCCACcactaacatttttaaagtttgtgcAATAATACCTCTTTATGGCCATAGTTGCATTAATCAAATAAATTATCCTAATTTCCAATATGATGTGtatcatctatataataatacagagaatGTGCGtgcgtgtgtctgtaacaggcgaagggaatgtgtttattttcctctAATGTAGCTGCAAAAATTACGTCTTAAATGTTAAATCCTGACGTTACGTCGCGGcgtcaataaaaataatttaaagtcaAAATCTTAGTTTAAAATAATGAAGCCATAACAATGTTATAACTATGAGGTTAAATAACCTGGAAACGGGGTGGTGACACCgcttgggtaactagggacatcctgagaccaatttgggtaagtttcctaaacctgggtccccaaaaacgtttcggaatggatgggttgatgacgtcatgcaAAAAAACCCTTTAAACCTTAATactttgcaaccgtttgtcaaaagtacatgatcttgtacattttcttgatcagcgttgaTCTATAGGATGAAGACAATGGGTATAcgaattttattataaaaacatgtgtactttagatttttttttaaacccaTCTCCTTAACTGTTCGTCAACAGAGTATAATtctttacattttctttattatctttttcagctctacacaataaaggcaatgtgttaacaaatttttataaaacatgccggacatcatcaaaatttaagttATGGTTCTCTTTTCCAGTGTACTCCTGCATAAGTGGATTTTTACATAGGTCTTATTGACTAGTctcaagtaaaaaacaaaaatgacaaaaaaaatgtgtgtaaacCGATAACACTTTGCTTTGTAATATGACTAAAGTATAGTAAATGTTGTGAATTTTATTCCATGCAAAAATTTATCCATAAGACAAGGCATGAACTGGCTATTTTGCTCCAGTTCTTTTAATAAACTGCCAAAATTAAcactgaaaaaaacaatgtaaacaAGATTACATGAAATAATAAATCCAGATACCGACTTACTTTCACAAGCTCAACTAACGTTCCAAAATATCTTTCTTCGTCAACAGTCACTTTATTACGACGAGATATAACACGGTAGTGTTCCACTTTTTGGTCTTGTGGActtaaaaaaaggtaaaaccAAAGATATACTGTTAACAATGTTTCATATCTAGAGACACAACAAAAATTATCAACCAAATTAGTTATTTCAGTTG belongs to Hydractinia symbiolongicarpus strain clone_291-10 chromosome 1, HSymV2.1, whole genome shotgun sequence and includes:
- the LOC130646361 gene encoding tyrosine-protein kinase CSK-like, whose translation is MMAHYDQSLQIGTECVAKYDFNGHGQKDLSFKKGDILEISHPTKDPNWYGAKMLSNGRSGIIPISYVQPRRGLHLHEMPWFFGKITREKAESLLQPREIGLFLVRESTNYPGDYTLCVVSPQDQKVEHYRVISRRNKVTVDEERYFGTLVELVKYYEKLSDGLCTNLKLPLNKQKHMSISSQVFQDSFQKEGWAVPIDDVEFNEKIGMGEFGEVFRGSYQGRAVAIKKLKDDTIAAQSFLAEASVMTTLHHKNLVDLVGISFQGQEIIILTEFCTKGALVDYLRSRGRAVITRQEQLSFARDVCEGMRYLEEKKVIHRDLAARNVLLSEELCAKVSDFGLAKDIDQQMELGKFPVKWTAPEAIRSNKFSIKSDVWSFGILLWEIFSFGRNPYPRVPLNEVLNKVTNGYRMESPDKCPPSFYSLMKACWDINPNNRPSFSRIQLELSRETNL